In Streptomyces sp. Li-HN-5-11, the sequence GATGTTCCTGGTCGGCGCGGCCCTGCTGCACGCGGGCATCTCCGGCCTCTACCTGCGTTACGTCAAGGCCGGACTGCAACCGCTGCTCCTGGGGTCCGGCGTGGTGCTCGTCGGCACGGCGCTCATGACGCTCTGGTACGAGCGGAAGGAGTCGAAGCGGGCGAAGGAGGCGAAGAAGCCGAAGGACGCGAAGGGCGAGGCCCACGGCGACGAGGCCCACGGCGACGAGACCCACAGCGACGAGGCTCACGGCCGCCAGGCTGATGGCCACGGCCATGCGGGCGACGGTCACGGTCACGCCCACCGCGAGCCCCGCATCTCCTGGCTCCTCGTGCTCCCCCTCTTCGCGCTGATCCTGGTCGCCCCGCCCGCCCTGGGCTCCTACAGCGCCGTCCGCACGGGTACGGCGCTCCAACGGCCCTACGGCTACACCGCGCTTCCGGCCGGCAACCCGGTCCCGCTGACCGTGGTCGACTACGCGGGCCGCGCGGTCTACGACCACGGCCGCTCGATCGCCGGCCGCCGCGTGCAGGTCACCGGCTTCGTCGCCCTGGACGGCGGCGGCGCCCCGTACCTCGTCCGCATGGCCCTGAGCTGCTGCGCCGCCGACGCCCAGCCCGTCAAGATCGCTCTGACCGGTCAGATCCCCCCGGTCCTGCAACCGGACACCTGGCTGCAGGTCACCGGCACCTACACCCCCCGCCGGACGAAGGACCCGGTCAACGACGGCCCGATCCCGTACCTGAACGTCATCGAGGCGAAGCCCGTCCCGACACCGCACGACCCGTACGACGAGACATGGAACCAGTGAGAGAACGGCCGGTGAGGGAACGGCCGGTGGGGGAACGGCCGTTGAGAGGGCAGCCGGTCGGAAAACCGGTCGCCGGATGCCCCCGGCCCGGCCTACGCTGACGGTACTTCGAAGAGACCTCCCCGGAAGTGCGCCGCAGAGCGGGAGTGTCCCGCCTCGGTGAGGTGCCGGAGGGGCGGCAGTTGTCCTTGTCGACCCTTCTTTCGCATGGCTTCCCGGAGGCTCTTCATGAACGTCGGAATCGGCCTGCCCATCGGCGATCCGGCCACTCTGCT encodes:
- a CDS encoding TIGR03943 family putative permease subunit is translated as MNRQAQAAVMFLVGAALLHAGISGLYLRYVKAGLQPLLLGSGVVLVGTALMTLWYERKESKRAKEAKKPKDAKGEAHGDEAHGDETHSDEAHGRQADGHGHAGDGHGHAHREPRISWLLVLPLFALILVAPPALGSYSAVRTGTALQRPYGYTALPAGNPVPLTVVDYAGRAVYDHGRSIAGRRVQVTGFVALDGGGAPYLVRMALSCCAADAQPVKIALTGQIPPVLQPDTWLQVTGTYTPRRTKDPVNDGPIPYLNVIEAKPVPTPHDPYDETWNQ